catcgaacaaatcacCCGGCGGGTGGTTCAAATCtggaatttgatgaaaattcagattttgccaaattccatttcaaaaaaaaaaaacataaaattttaaaaatgttttttttaattaaaaaaaaatctaaattttcatcaaattccaGATTTGAACCACCCGCCGCCaagcgcttgcacgtttttttgaaattaaatgttattttttcggatttttcaccaattttccatgttttcagTATAATTTTACAGGAAATTTGAAGGAAAGTCGAGAAAAATGCGAATTATCGATGAATGATCAGCGTTGAAGGCGTATGGAGCCTGAAATGATTAAATTTACGCCCTTCGAcgttgatttttaatcgatatttcgcatttttcttgaattttccttcaaatttcctgtaaaaatacactgaaaacacaaaaaaatcggtaaaaaatcagaaaaaataaaatttcatcaaaataaaaacgtgcaagcgcgctccatcgaataAATCACCCGGCGGGAGGTTTAAATCTGGAATTTGATgcaaatttagatttttttttcaattttcaattttcaaaaacaaaaatttttatgggaatttttgaaaaaaaaaaaaattatccagGCGACGGTCTTCCCCACCGTCCCGCGTGTACCATCAAAATGCGAGCAATCTcaatgatgacgtcatcgttCATGGAAAATCTTGAGTGGAGCCGCCTGGCTGAGGAGATTAAAGCAAAGCTTCACACGTACGAGACGAACGACGATCTCACAATGCAAAAGGCTCagaaattgctggaaaaaggATACGCCGCCTCACATGTCGCCGAGATTTTAAACGTTTCGAATGGAAAAATGTCGAGTATGGCGTCGAAATTGAGGACTTTGGAGGCTAGGAATGATCCGACCATGATTCATGCTTTTTATGGtgaacactgcaactttttcctcacgagggacgaggaaaaagttgcagttgTGAATTTGGagcacaaaaattgtgaaatttgttcgaatttttcagaaaatatcatCGGggaaaattgtagatttttttttgtctaaattcgaaaaaaataggcttaaaaattggaaaaaaatagcgaaaattgaaaattttccttttaaaaaattcaaaaaaaaaatctaaattttacgATTctcgaattcaaaaaaatcaaaaaaaaaacgaaacaccagaaattgaaattttccatttttttttaattaaaaaaacacaaaaaaaattgtttttgaattttaaaaattcaaaaaaaacccaaatttttcgttttttttatttttaaaaattcaaattcgaaaaatcgaattttccgtttttttttttgaattttaaaaattaaaaaaaaaaacggaattttcgattttttttttaattaaaaaaacacaaaaaattttgtttttgaattttaaaaattcaaaaaaatctaaatttttcgtttttttttatttttaaaaattcaaattcgaaaaatcgaattttccgttttttttttttgaattttaaaaatcaaaaaaaaaaacggaattttcgatttttttgaatttttaaaaaaatcgaaacaattttgtttttgaattttaaaaattcaaaaaaatctaaatttttcgtttttttatttttaaaaattcaaattcgaaaaatcgaattttccgtttttttttttttgaattttaaaaattcaaaaaaatctaaatttttcgttttttttttgaattttaaaaatcaaaaaaaaaaacggaattttcgattttttcgaatttttaaaaaatcgaaacaattttgattttcgacttttaaaaattcaaaaaaatctaaatttttcgtttttcaactCTTAAACATTCAaacaaaatctaaatttttattttgtgaattttaaatatttaaaaaatcaaaatttctcgatttttggtttatgaaaattataaaatcgaaatttttcatttttcgattttttataaatcaaaaaaccgaaattttcaaatcttgaattaaaaaaaaaaccgaaattcttcgtttttcggctttaaaattcaaaaaatttaaatgttttatttttcaaacttttaaaaatttaagaaatcgaaatttttcatttttcgaattaaaaaaatgcaaaaaaaaatcgaaatttttcgttcttcgaacttaaaaattacaaaacattaaaattttcatttttcgatttttaaaaattcataaaatctaaatttctcgtttttcgattttttttatttcaaaaaatcaaaaatattcgttttttgaattttaaaaattttaaaaatcgaaaattttcgtttttcgatttattaaaattcaaaaaaatcgaaaatttcattaaattctaaaaaaaattgttgaaaagttaaaaaaaaaatcgaaatttttcatttttcgaattttaaaaactcaaaaaatcgaaaacttcactaaattctaaaaacaaatattttattttaaaaaaatgtgtttccaGAATCCACTGTCTACTTTGGCCTGAAGCTTAAAAAGTTGCGACGAGCCATCACCACCAACGACGACTATCGTATCGAATCTGTTCGCCGTAAAGTCCGTCTAGAAGAAATCGGACTTCAGCTTCACATTTCCGAGCAAAAATGTAAAGATCTTCTGAAGATAGTCATCGAAACGATTCGAACCAAGTACACAGAAAGCCTAGAAGAAGCCGGCCTGGATGAGGATGAAGCTTGGAGCAAAGCTCTTGCTCTAGTGGACTCTAGGCCACCAATCGAAGAGTCACAACTCTACAAGGCtttggaaattatttgtaAACACATTGAGAAGGCCGAGACCACTGGAAGCTTGCTGAGCCACGAACAACTTCCAAGCATGTACGTCAATGACGTCACACTTGCTCGCTGGCTGgcctaaattttaaaaatcagccTAAAAAACGCGCGGACGAGGAAAAAATCCTCGGCCGTGTAGTCCTATCGGAGTTTTCCGGCGGTtcgattttgtttttggttttgccttttcgtttttcgtttttcgaactataaaaattcaatcaaattttaaaaataaaaattaaaaaaaatcaaaaattatattttcgaatttaaaaagtgtcaaaaaatcgattttttttgtttttcgcattaaaaaaatttttaaaaaattgaaaatgtttgtttttcgaactttaaaaatgcaaaaaatccaatttttttcgttcttcgaactttaaaaatccaaaaaaatcgaaattttgaatttttctaatttttagaattcgaaaaacgaaaaattcaatttttgaatttgtatagttcgaaaaatgtaagatttcgattttttgaatttttaaattttttgaatttttaaaattcataaaaacgaaacttttcgtttttcgaactataaaaatttaatcaaattttaaaaattagaaaaaatcaaaaatattatattttcgaatttaaaaagtgtcaaaaaaccGAAGTtgtgtttttcgaattttttttgtttttcgcattttaaaaattaaaaaaaattgaaaatgttcgtttttcgaactttaaaaatgcaaaaaatccaatttttttcgttcttcgtactttaaaaattcaaaaaatcgaaattttgaatttttaaactcgaaaataaaacattttgaatttttctaatttttagaattcgaaaaacggaaagtttcgattttttgaatttttttagttcgaaaaatgtaagatttctatttttttgaattttaaaattttttgaatttttaaaattcataaaaacgaaacttttcgtttttcgaactatacaaattcaaaaaatcgaattcatttcgtttctcgaattttaaaattaaaaaaatcaaatttttttatttttcgaattcaaaaagttcaaaaaaattgaaaatgttaatttttcgattttttaaaattaaaaaaatctaaatttttcgtttttcgaattttaataattcaaaaaatcgaaaaaaaaaaaacaatttttaatcagGAGAAAaccttttcgaattttctgaaaaaatgcaagaaacacgaaaagcaaaataaaattcattgtccgagaggagtcccagcatttttcgaaaattgaatattccgTAAATACAAACTCCGGGAAAGGGGCGGAGAAATGGGCGGTGTTTGCAATTCTCTCGCGCACTTTTAGAGACATTTTTAGAGacgaaataaaaaagtgcGCGAGGGAAGTgcaaactccgcccatttctccGCCCCTTTCCCTCGGtaataaatatcaaattttccagaattaaaTCCCACGGAATCACTGGATTCCAGAGCGATCGTTCGGAATACGCGTACCTTCATTTTCGGCTTTGTGGACTTTTGATGCATCAGTAAGGCAGGCTGAGAGCAGGGGCTTTAaagaaaacccgaaaaaattatcattggagcgcgcttgcttcgtgtcgatttacgggagctctccatgttttttaaaaatttcttttgttctttttttttgagtttttcagcctgttttctcaatttacttcgattttttgagacatttttcgtgtcattttaatattttattagctCAATTCCCTCCTCGAAATCTTATCTTTTCaagtcagaaaaaaacaaaaaaaaactggcaaaaaatcGACTAAAATAAAGGAAACTctgaaaaaccggaaaaaaagctcgaaatgaattttttttttaaatagagggctcccgtaaatcgacacgaaacaagcgcgctccaacgagAATTGCTTTGGGCGgcgcgatttcaagctcataaaaataatattacgGTAAcactaaattttgagaatgcgtattgtgcaacatatttgacgcgcaaaatatatctcgtagcgaaaactacagtaattctctAAATTACTACTTTAGcgcgctggtgtcgatttacgggctcggtttgaaaataaattcattttaagaatcgagctcgtaaatcgacataagCGCTACAGTGGTTTTTTTAcgtttaaagaattactgtagttttcgctacgagatattttgcacactacgcattctcagagttTTGTGTTCTCGTAATATAAAATCGGAGAATTTTTCCCCAATAGATAAATATTCAgaactaattttcagactaacTACCGGCTTTTTTGAACACCTTCGCCGAGAATTTCCTCTTCAAATCAAGCTACACTGCCTTCTATGGAGCTACAAACGATTAGATGTTTGGGAGAAAATTTGTGTGGAAGAAGGTGAGGAATACTCGAACGAAATTTGTgtaaaagttggaaattaattttttttttcaggaaaaactcGGTACGAAACTGTCCTAAAATCCGAGATCGCCAACCCGCTGGCCAGCAAGATgaccttgaaatttttgaaaaatgaaaaagttgtcGAATGGATTTCGGTAAGATATTAAAACCAAggatgggcggcaattgccggtttgccgatttgccgaaagttttcaattccggcaagttgtcgatttgccggaaattttcaattccggcacattgataatttgtcgatttgccaaaaattttcaattccggcaaatctgcaatttgcctgtttgccggtttgccggaagttttcaattctggaaattggCATTTCTCCGGCAAACTCgtcaaatctgcaatttgcctgtttgccgatttatcggaaatttttaattccgtcaaattgtcaatttgccgatttgccggaaattttcaattccggcaaattgataatttgtcgatttgccgaaagttttcaattccggcaagttgtcgatttgccggaaattttcaattccggcacattgataatttgtcgatttgccaaaaatgttcaattccggcaaatctgcaatttgcctgtttgccggtttgccggaagttttcaattctggcaattgcCATTTCTCCGGCAAACTCgtcaaatctgcaatttgcctgtttgccgatttatcggaaatttttaattccgtcaaattgtcaatttgccgatttgccggaaattttcaattccggcaaattgataatttgtcgatttgccgaaagttttcaattccggcaagttgtcgatttgccggaaattttcaattccggcacattgataatttgtcgatttgccaaaaatgttcaattccggcaaatctgcaatttgcctgtttgccggtttgccggaagttttcaattctggcaattgcCATTTCTCCGGCAAACTCgtcaaatctgcaatttgcctgtttgccgatttatcggaaatttttaattccgtcaaattgtcaatttgccgatttgccggaaattttcaattccggcaaattgataatttgtcgatttgccgaaagttttcaattccggcaagttgtcgatttgccggaaattttcaattccggcacattgataatttgtcgatttgccaaaaattttcaattccggcaaatctgcaatttgcctgtttgccggtttgccggaagttttcaattctggcaattgcCATTTCTCCGGCAAACTCgtcaaatctgcaatttgcctgtttgccgatttatcggaaatttttaattccgtcaaattgtcaatttgccgatttgccggaaattttcaattccggcaaattgataatttgtcgatttgccgaaagttttcaattccggcaagttgtcgatttgccggaaattttcaattccggcacattgataatttgtcgatttgccaaaaatgttcaattccggcaaatctgcaatttgcctgtttgccggtttgccggaagttttcaattctggcaattgcCATTTCTCCGGCAAACTCgtcaaatctgcaatttgcctgtttgccgatttatcggaaatttttaattccgtcaaattgtcaatttgccgatttgccggaaattttcaattccggcaaattgataatttgtcgatttgccgaaagttttcaattccggcaagttgtcgatttgccggaaattttcaattccggcacattgataatttgtcgatttgccaaaaattttcaattccggcaaatctgcaatttgcctgtttgccggtttgccggaagttttcaattctggaaattggCATTTCTCCGGCAAACTCgtcaaatctgcaatttgcctgtttgccgatttatcggaaatttttaattccgtcaaattgtcaatttgccgatttgccggaaattttcaattccggcaaattgataatttgtcgatttgccgaaagttttcaattccggcaagttgtcgatttgccggaaattttcaattccggcacattgataatttgtcgatttgccaaaaatgttcaattccggcaaatctgcaatttgcctgtttgccggtttgccggaagttttcaattctggcaattgcCATTTCTCCGGCAAACTCgtcaaatctgcaatttgcctgtttgccgatttatcggaaatttttaattccgtcaaattgtcaatttgccgatttgccggaaattttcaattccggcaaattgataatttgtcgatttgccgaaagttttcaattccggcaagttgtcgatttgccggaaattttcaattccggcacattgataatttgtcgatttgccaaaaattttcaattccggcaaatctgcaatttgcctgtttgccggtttgccggaagttttcaattctggcaattgcCATTTCTCCGGCAAACTCgtcaaatctgcaatttgcctgtttgccgatttatcggaaatttttaattccgtcaaattgtcaatttgccgatttgccggaaattttcaattccggcaaattgataatttgtcgatttgccgaaagttttcaattccggcaatttgtcgatttgccggaaattttcaattccggcaaattgataatttgtcgttttgccgaaagttttcaattccggcaagttgtcgatttgccggaaattttcaattccggcacattgataatttgtcgatttgccaaaaattttcaattccggcaaatctgcaatttgcctgtttgccggtttgccggaagttttcaattctggaaattggCATTTCTCCGGCAAACTCgtcaaatctgcaatttgcctgtttgccgatttatcggaaatttttaattccgtcaaattgtcaatttgccgatttgccggaaattttcaattccggcaaattgataatttgtcgatttgccgaaagttttcaattccggcaagttgtcgatttgccggaaattttcaattccggcacattgataatttgtcgatttgccaaaaattttcaattccggcaatttgtcgatttgccggaaattttcaattccggcaaattgataatttctcggtttgccgaaagttttcaattccggcaaatctgcaatttgcctgtttgccggtttgccggaagttttcaattctggaaattgcCATTTCTCCGGCAAACTCgtcaaatctgcaatttgtctgtttgccgatttaccggaaatttttaattccgtcaaattgtcaatttgccggtttgccggaagtttaaaattccggcaaattgataatttgtcgatttgccgaaagttttcaattccggccaTTTGTCGATtcgctggaaattttcaattccggcaaattgtcgatttgccggaagttttcaattccggcaatttgtcaatttgccgatttgccgaaagttttcaattccggcaatttgtcgatttgctggaaattttcatttccggcaaattggtagtttgtcgatttgctggtttgccggtttgctggaagttttcaattctggcaatttgtcaatttgccgatttgcctgaaattctCGATTTCGGCAACTGCTATTTTTCCGGTAAACtcgtcaaatcggcaatttgcctgtttgccgatttgccggaatttttcaattattgcaaattgacaatttgccgatttgccggaaaaaatcgtttgcagCCCACTTGTTCCCTCTCAATAAACCACTTTTTCCAGGATCCACGACCGCcgaaaaatcgccaaaaagcAGCAACTCGTCGTCTCGAAACTGCCATCGAATCGTTCATTCTCTACTCTTATAACAAATTCGgcgaaactttcaaatttcccgccaaattccGACGAATATTGCATACCTCAAAAACTGTTCGCTCCGTTTTGGAAGTTGTTTCAGATCCTGAAAATGCGGAATTCCTGTCGATTAAAGAGGCAAGAAAGACGGTAGAAGACGCGTCGGGATGCAAAATCGcggtgaaaattaaaaataaaagaattgTGCCTAAATTGAAAGATGAGTCGGATGCTTCTGAAGATGGAGAATCCGAAAATTCTGACAGCGAGGATCTCATCAAGCACTCACATTCAATTGAGAGGAGCGCTTTTGAAGAAAGACGCGACGAGATTGAAAAAGTCCTTCAGAGAGCCGATCCGTCGAAGATTCGAgcaaaattccggaaaaaggACGAAATTCCCGAGGAAATCCTGTTGAGCAAGGAGTTGCGGCAGCAGAAAAGGGCGATGACGAGAGCTGCGGAGAAGCTTGAGAGACTGGAAGCGAAGATCTGCTCGGCAGAGTTTATCGATGATGGGTCTGGATGCTCTTATTCTCAAGTTGACGAGGATCTTTTAGAGAGGGAGAAGAAGCGGAAAAGGAAGAAATCTGAAGCTTCAGAAGTGGTGATCGGAACGGATCAGCTGGACACCGCTGAAGATCTTCAAGGCtccaaaaagaagaagcacgCAGAAGTACTGGAAGGAAAAGATCATGAAGATACTGGATGCTCTGATTCTCAACAAGTCATGGATCCTGAAGTTTGCGAGGATCTCGTagagaaggagaagaaaaagaagcgGAAAAGGAAGATCTCTGAAGCTTCAGAAGTCGTGATCGGAATGAATCAGATGGAGAGAGCTGAAGATCTTCAACGctcgaaaaagaagaagcacgCAGAAATACTGGAAGGAAACGATCATGAAGactctgaaaatctgaaaaaacgctcaaaaaagaagaaaaagcgaAAAGACCACGACGCTGAATTTGATGCGGAACTGGACctggattctgaaaatttggatgaaGAACCaaagaaaaggaagaagcATTGTTAAACAttgttaaaacatttttattgaagttGTTGTTGTTTATTCGATCGTTATATATAAGACTAATATAAGACAAAACAACCGTATATACTCGTGAATCACagatcatttttaattttctcctcCTTTTGGTTGACCGCAGCACATCCTCAAACCTCCGTAGCCTTCTGATGATTGACgattgaatctgaaatttattttttatttattgtaaatttctagaaattaaaattattcgtGGTGTCAAGCTGTCGCTCATCGCTCCACTGCACAcgaaatggcgggaaaaatatttttttttgttgaaaatttgtgacgcCACAgctcacggatttctggcctttctcattgattttttttgtgctccattgacaatcgcctgacggacaacgcgtgggaaagtcgagtactccacacggacaaatacatttagttttacaactaaaatcgcgacgcgacacgcaactcgccgtaaatctacccaaGATaaggccgagccaaaatggcctagttcggcaaactcttacaTAAACCTTTAgcttttttaattattcaaagTGCGCTGTGacatcacaaattttcagtaaaaaatgttttcccgtCATTTCGTGTGCAGTGGAGCGATGGGGCAGCCTGACACCAGCGCGCGCTCACCTTCAATCAACTTCCGTCGCTTCCGATCTGCATTGATAAAGTAGACAATGGAGAGAAGGAAGAAAATGACAACAAGGCACATCAATGTGTAGATCACGATTAGCCACGGTGAccacattctgaaaatttcgactTTAAATAGaggatttttgaacattttccggCGGAATCAAGACTTTAGTTAAAATTGATGCTTTTACTATTATTGGAACACAACATTcagagaatgcgtactgcacaacatatctgacgcgcaaaatatctcgcaatctacagtaattctttaaatgactactttAGCGTAGGTGTCGATTTACTGAAATCATTTCgatgaaatgtttaaaaaaaacttcca
This is a stretch of genomic DNA from Caenorhabditis elegans chromosome V. It encodes these proteins:
- the Y50D4A.1 gene encoding Fanconi-associated nuclease (Confirmed by transcript evidence), which codes for MEKPASKSKRKPKETSDDVDADVLPEKGLHNSDGFLFYHASFRPLTSAQHRRAEEHGIDLKTKKVFTVEESIQVFENWRKFATEHNMKLAKAPEYISPKKTDRHIFKHQEEHHFWPKLCDGLPHRPACTIKMRAISMMTSSFMENLEWSRLAEEIKAKLHTYETNDDLTMQKAQKLLEKGYAASHVAEILNVSNGKMSSMASKLRTLEARNDPTMIHAFYESTVYFGLKLKKLRRAITTNDDYRIESVRRKVRLEEIGLQLHISEQKCKDLLKIVIETIRTKYTESLEEAGLDEDEAWSKALALVDSRPPIEESQLYKALEIICKHIEKAETTGSLLSHEQLPSIIKSHGITGFQSDRSEYAYLHFRLCGLLMHQLTTGFFEHLRREFPLQIKLHCLLWSYKRLDVWEKICVEEGKTRYETVLKSEIANPLASKMTLKFLKNEKVVEWISDPRPPKNRQKAATRRLETAIESFILYSYNKFGETFKFPAKFRRILHTSKTVRSVLEVVSDPENAEFLSIKEARKTVEDASGCKIAVKIKNKRIVPKLKDESDASEDGESENSDSEDLIKHSHSIERSAFEERRDEIEKVLQRADPSKIRAKFRKKDEIPEEILLSKELRQQKRAMTRAAEKLERLEAKICSAEFIDDGSGCSYSQVDEDLLEREKKRKRKKSEASEVVIGTDQLDTAEDLQGSKKKKHAEVLEGKDHEDTGCSDSQQVMDPEVCEDLVEKEKKKKRKRKISEASEVVIGMNQMERAEDLQRSKKKKHAEILEGNDHEDSENLKKRSKKKKKRKDHDAEFDAELDLDSENLDEEPKKRKKHC
- the Y50D4A.1 gene encoding Fanconi-associated nuclease (Confirmed by transcript evidence), whose product is MKLAKAPEYISPKKTDRHIFKHQEEHHFWPKLCDGLPHRPACTIKMRAISMMTSSFMENLEWSRLAEEIKAKLHTYETNDDLTMQKAQKLLEKGYAASHVAEILNVSNGKMSSMASKLRTLEARNDPTMIHAFYESTVYFGLKLKKLRRAITTNDDYRIESVRRKVRLEEIGLQLHISEQKCKDLLKIVIETIRTKYTESLEEAGLDEDEAWSKALALVDSRPPIEESQLYKALEIICKHIEKAETTGSLLSHEQLPSIIKSHGITGFQSDRSEYAYLHFRLCGLLMHQLTTGFFEHLRREFPLQIKLHCLLWSYKRLDVWEKICVEEGKTRYETVLKSEIANPLASKMTLKFLKNEKVVEWISDPRPPKNRQKAATRRLETAIESFILYSYNKFGETFKFPAKFRRILHTSKTVRSVLEVVSDPENAEFLSIKEARKTVEDASGCKIAVKIKNKRIVPKLKDESDASEDGESENSDSEDLIKHSHSIERSAFEERRDEIEKVLQRADPSKIRAKFRKKDEIPEEILLSKELRQQKRAMTRAAEKLERLEAKICSAEFIDDGSGCSYSQVDEDLLEREKKRKRKKSEASEVVIGTDQLDTAEDLQGSKKKKHAEVLEGKDHEDTGCSDSQQVMDPEVCEDLVEKEKKKKRKRKISEASEVVIGMNQMERAEDLQRSKKKKHAEILEGNDHEDSENLKKRSKKKKKRKDHDAEFDAELDLDSENLDEEPKKRKKHC
- the Y50D4A.1 gene encoding HTH_40 domain-containing protein (Confirmed by transcript evidence) produces the protein MRAISMMTSSFMENLEWSRLAEEIKAKLHTYETNDDLTMQKAQKLLEKGYAASHVAEILNVSNGKMSSMASKLRTLEARNDPTMIHAFYESTVYFGLKLKKLRRAITTNDDYRIESVRRKVRLEEIGLQLHISEQKCKDLLKIVIETIRTKYTESLEEAGLDEDEAWSKALALVDSRPPIEESQLYKALEIICKHIEKAETTGSLLSHEQLPSIIKSHGITGFQSDRSEYAYLHFRLCGLLMHQLTTGFFEHLRREFPLQIKLHCLLWSYKRLDVWEKICVEEGKTRYETVLKSEIANPLASKMTLKFLKNEKVVEWISDPRPPKNRQKAATRRLETAIESFILYSYNKFGETFKFPAKFRRILHTSKTVRSVLEVVSDPENAEFLSIKEARKTVEDASGCKIAVKIKNKRIVPKLKDESDASEDGESENSDSEDLIKHSHSIERSAFEERRDEIEKVLQRADPSKIRAKFRKKDEIPEEILLSKELRQQKRAMTRAAEKLERLEAKICSAEFIDDGSGCSYSQVDEDLLEREKKRKRKKSEASEVVIGTDQLDTAEDLQGSKKKKHAEVLEGKDHEDTGCSDSQQVMDPEVCEDLVEKEKKKKRKRKISEASEVVIGMNQMERAEDLQRSKKKKHAEILEGNDHEDSENLKKRSKKKKKRKDHDAEFDAELDLDSENLDEEPKKRKKHC
- the Y50D4A.1 gene encoding HTH myb-type domain-containing protein (Confirmed by transcript evidence) — protein: MHQLTTGFFEHLRREFPLQIKLHCLLWSYKRLDVWEKICVEEGKTRYETVLKSEIANPLASKMTLKFLKNEKVVEWISDPRPPKNRQKAATRRLETAIESFILYSYNKFGETFKFPAKFRRILHTSKTVRSVLEVVSDPENAEFLSIKEARKTVEDASGCKIAVKIKNKRIVPKLKDESDASEDGESENSDSEDLIKHSHSIERSAFEERRDEIEKVLQRADPSKIRAKFRKKDEIPEEILLSKELRQQKRAMTRAAEKLERLEAKICSAEFIDDGSGCSYSQVDEDLLEREKKRKRKKSEASEVVIGTDQLDTAEDLQGSKKKKHAEVLEGKDHEDTGCSDSQQVMDPEVCEDLVEKEKKKKRKRKISEASEVVIGMNQMERAEDLQRSKKKKHAEILEGNDHEDSENLKKRSKKKKKRKDHDAEFDAELDLDSENLDEEPKKRKKHC
- the Y50D4A.10 gene encoding Plectrovirus-related protein (Confirmed by transcript evidence), whose protein sequence is MWSPWLIVIYTLMCLVVIFFLLSIVYFINADRKRRKLIEDSIVNHQKATEV